In Motilibacter rhizosphaerae, one DNA window encodes the following:
- the sufB gene encoding Fe-S cluster assembly protein SufB, giving the protein MTQTAHPELDGLGRYEYGWADSDAAGAVAKRGLSEEVVRDISARKGEPEWMLDMRLKGLRLFHKKPMPTWGSDLSGIDFDNIKYFVKSTEKQAASWEDLPDDIKSTYDRLGIPEAEKQRLVAGVAAQYESEVVYHKIREDLEEQGVIFLDTDSGLREHPELFKEYFGTVIPTGDNKFSALNTAVWSGGSFIYVPKGVHVEIPLQAYFRINTENMGQFERTLIIADEDSYVHYVEGCTAPIYSSDSLHSAVVEIVVKKGARVRYTTIQNWSANVYNLVTKRAVAHEGATMEWIDGNLGSKVTMKYPAVWLVGEHAKGETLSIAFAGEGQHQDAGSKMVHAAPHTSSSIVSKSVARGGGRTSYRGLVQVLEGAHSSRSTVRCDALLVDTISRSDTYPYVDVREDDVSMGHEATVSKVSEDQLFYLMSRGMTEEEAMAMIVRGFIEPIARELPMEYALELNRLIELQMEGAVG; this is encoded by the coding sequence ATGACGCAGACCGCACATCCCGAGCTCGATGGGCTGGGCCGCTACGAGTACGGGTGGGCCGACTCCGACGCGGCCGGCGCGGTCGCCAAGCGCGGGCTCTCCGAGGAGGTCGTCCGCGACATCTCCGCGCGCAAGGGCGAGCCCGAGTGGATGCTCGACATGCGGCTCAAGGGCCTGCGCCTCTTCCACAAGAAGCCCATGCCGACCTGGGGCTCCGACCTCTCCGGCATCGACTTCGACAACATCAAGTACTTCGTCAAGTCGACGGAGAAGCAGGCCGCGTCGTGGGAGGACCTCCCCGACGACATCAAGAGCACCTACGACCGGCTGGGCATCCCCGAGGCCGAGAAGCAGCGCCTGGTCGCCGGCGTCGCCGCGCAGTACGAGTCCGAGGTCGTCTACCACAAGATCCGCGAGGACCTCGAGGAGCAGGGCGTCATCTTCCTCGACACCGACAGCGGCCTGCGCGAGCACCCCGAGCTGTTCAAGGAGTACTTCGGCACGGTCATCCCGACCGGCGACAACAAGTTCTCCGCGCTCAACACCGCGGTGTGGTCGGGCGGGTCGTTCATCTACGTGCCGAAGGGCGTGCACGTGGAGATCCCGCTGCAGGCCTACTTCCGCATCAACACCGAGAACATGGGCCAGTTCGAGCGGACGCTGATCATCGCCGACGAGGACTCCTACGTCCACTACGTCGAGGGCTGCACCGCCCCGATCTACAGCAGCGACAGCCTGCACTCCGCGGTGGTCGAGATCGTCGTGAAGAAGGGCGCCCGCGTCCGCTACACCACGATCCAGAACTGGTCGGCGAACGTCTACAACCTCGTCACCAAGCGGGCCGTGGCCCACGAGGGCGCGACGATGGAGTGGATCGACGGCAACCTCGGCTCCAAGGTCACCATGAAGTACCCCGCCGTCTGGCTGGTCGGCGAGCACGCCAAGGGCGAGACGCTCTCGATCGCCTTCGCCGGCGAGGGCCAGCACCAGGACGCGGGCTCGAAGATGGTGCACGCCGCCCCGCACACGTCGTCCTCGATCGTGAGCAAGTCGGTGGCGCGCGGCGGAGGCCGCACGTCGTACCGCGGCCTCGTGCAGGTCCTCGAGGGGGCGCACTCCTCGAGGAGCACGGTGCGCTGCGACGCGCTGCTGGTCGACACGATCAGCCGCTCCGACACGTACCCGTACGTCGACGTGCGCGAGGACGACGTCTCGATGGGCCACGAGGCCACGGTCTCGAAGGTCAGCGAGGACCAGCTGTTCTACCTGATGTCGCGCGGCATGACCGAGGAGGAGGCCATGGCGATGATCGTGCGCGGGTTCATCGAGCCCATCGCGCGCGAGCTCCCCATGGAGTACGCCCTCGAGCTGAACCGCCTGATCGAGCTGCAGATGGAGGGCGCGGTCGGATGA
- a CDS encoding helix-turn-helix transcriptional regulator: MGTSPSTSAAPTRGAAGAPPDGPSVDARTRDRVARAISESGPSTAAALAEQLSLTPAAVRRHLDALVALGHVEAREDRGVGGPRRRGRPARAFALTGAGHAALASAYDDLAVSALRFLAAEGGRQAVSAFARARVEELEARYAPRVQAAGEEPGARLDALATALAADGYAASVRTGPAGGLQLCQGHCPVQSVAAEFPELCDAEADSFSRLVGAPARRLSTLAHGEHVCTTHVTTSTTRTTDGGTSR, translated from the coding sequence GTGGGGACCTCGCCGAGCACCTCAGCCGCGCCGACGCGCGGTGCTGCCGGCGCGCCCCCGGACGGCCCGTCCGTCGACGCGCGCACGCGCGACCGCGTCGCCCGGGCGATCTCCGAGTCCGGCCCCTCCACCGCGGCCGCGCTCGCCGAGCAGCTCTCCCTCACGCCCGCCGCGGTCCGCCGCCACCTCGACGCCCTCGTCGCCCTCGGCCACGTCGAGGCGCGCGAGGACCGGGGGGTCGGCGGCCCGCGCCGCAGGGGGCGCCCGGCTCGCGCCTTCGCCCTCACCGGTGCCGGGCACGCGGCGCTCGCCAGCGCGTACGACGACCTCGCGGTCTCCGCCCTGCGCTTCCTCGCCGCCGAGGGCGGCCGCCAGGCGGTGTCCGCGTTCGCCCGCGCCCGCGTCGAGGAGCTCGAGGCCCGCTACGCCCCTCGCGTCCAGGCGGCGGGCGAGGAGCCCGGCGCCCGGCTCGACGCCCTCGCGACCGCGCTCGCCGCCGACGGCTACGCCGCCAGCGTCCGCACGGGGCCCGCGGGCGGGCTGCAGCTCTGCCAGGGCCACTGCCCCGTGCAGAGCGTGGCGGCGGAGTTCCCCGAGCTCTGCGACGCCGAGGCCGACTCCTTCTCCCGGCTGGTGGGCGCGCCCGCCCGCCGGCTCTCGACCCTCGCCCACGGCGAGCACGTCTGCACGACCCACGTGACCACCAGCACGACCCGCACCACCGACGGAGGGACGTCCCGATGA
- a CDS encoding TauD/TfdA dioxygenase family protein: MTVVIPASSLVARDLTVDTGTEVSGVQLGPHLDEGTVAHLRRLLVARKVLFFRGQGALDTEGQLGFARLLGPLTTAHPTVPAGDGSGHVLPIDSDAGRADAWHTDVTFVPRPPAFSVLRAVTLPLTGGDTVWANTTRAYERLPRPLQVLADELRAVHTNAHDYGRPVPAQGTAAHRHFEQFVAQVFETEHPVVRVHPETGERTLLLGGFARTLVGLGARDSARLIELLQGHVTRPENLVRWSWRPGDVAVWDNRATQHYAVNDYGDVERRLQRVTVAGDLPVGVDGRPSTGLRGDASHYSA, encoded by the coding sequence GTGACCGTCGTCATCCCCGCCTCCTCCCTCGTCGCCCGCGACCTCACCGTCGACACCGGCACCGAGGTGAGCGGCGTCCAGCTCGGCCCGCACCTCGACGAGGGCACCGTCGCGCACCTGCGCCGCCTGCTCGTCGCCCGCAAGGTGCTGTTCTTCCGCGGGCAGGGCGCCCTCGACACCGAGGGCCAGCTCGGCTTCGCCCGGCTGCTCGGGCCGCTCACGACCGCCCACCCGACCGTGCCCGCGGGCGACGGGAGCGGCCACGTCCTCCCGATCGACAGCGACGCCGGGCGCGCGGACGCCTGGCACACCGACGTGACGTTCGTGCCGCGGCCGCCGGCCTTCTCCGTGCTGCGCGCGGTGACGCTGCCGCTCACCGGCGGGGACACGGTGTGGGCCAACACCACCCGCGCGTACGAGCGCCTCCCCCGCCCCCTGCAGGTGCTCGCCGACGAGCTGCGCGCCGTGCACACCAACGCCCACGACTACGGCCGCCCGGTGCCCGCGCAGGGCACGGCCGCGCACCGGCACTTCGAGCAGTTCGTCGCGCAGGTCTTCGAGACCGAGCACCCCGTCGTGCGCGTCCATCCGGAGACCGGTGAGCGGACGCTGCTGCTCGGCGGCTTCGCCCGCACGCTCGTCGGCCTCGGTGCGCGGGACTCCGCCCGGCTCATCGAGCTGCTGCAGGGCCACGTCACGCGCCCGGAGAACCTCGTCCGCTGGTCGTGGCGCCCGGGCGACGTGGCCGTCTGGGACAACCGCGCCACCCAGCACTACGCCGTCAACGACTACGGCGACGTCGAGCGCCGCCTGCAGCGCGTCACGGTGGCCGGCGACCTGCCGGTCGGCGTCGACGGCCGCCCGAGCACGGGCCTGCGCGGCGACGCGTCGCACTACTCCGCCTGA
- a CDS encoding ABC transporter substrate-binding protein: MRTKTLLPLVASLALVLGATTACGSGEQKASASSSGSDSTVELRYQGWANQVTLPELAEALGYLKGVKLKYVGNTISGPQDIGAAAAGQVDFGGAFDGAVAKLIRSGSPVKAVIAYYGSDKGAYNGFYVLDSSKIRTAKDLVGKKVGVNTLGGHNEAVLDTYLLKNGLTWDQVKSVQLVPLPPPNTDQALRAHQIDVAALTGQFREQTLAKGGVRAVFSDSQYFGDFSAGTYIFRKDFIAKHPAAVKAFTAGVAKAIEWTKSTPHDQVIAEYTKIIEGRKRNETTSSLKYWTSAGVATKGGVIQDSDFTRWGDWLEQTGSVKKADLDVKSLYTNEFNPYASGSAS; this comes from the coding sequence ATGCGCACGAAGACCCTCCTCCCGCTCGTCGCCTCGCTGGCCCTGGTGCTCGGCGCCACGACCGCCTGCGGCTCGGGCGAGCAGAAGGCCTCCGCCAGCTCGAGCGGCAGCGACAGCACCGTCGAGCTCCGCTACCAGGGCTGGGCCAACCAGGTCACCCTCCCCGAGCTCGCCGAGGCCCTCGGCTACCTCAAGGGCGTCAAGCTGAAGTACGTCGGGAACACGATCTCCGGTCCGCAGGACATCGGGGCCGCCGCCGCTGGACAGGTGGACTTCGGCGGGGCCTTCGACGGCGCGGTGGCGAAGCTCATCCGCTCGGGCAGCCCGGTGAAGGCCGTCATCGCCTACTACGGCTCCGACAAGGGCGCCTACAACGGGTTCTACGTGCTGGACAGCAGCAAGATCCGCACGGCGAAGGACCTCGTCGGCAAGAAGGTGGGCGTCAACACCCTCGGCGGCCACAACGAGGCGGTGCTCGACACCTACCTGCTGAAGAACGGCCTGACCTGGGACCAGGTGAAGTCCGTCCAGCTCGTCCCGCTGCCCCCGCCGAACACCGACCAGGCGCTGCGCGCGCACCAGATCGACGTCGCCGCGCTCACCGGCCAGTTCCGCGAGCAGACGCTGGCCAAGGGCGGAGTCCGCGCGGTCTTCAGCGACTCGCAGTACTTCGGTGACTTCAGCGCCGGCACGTACATCTTCCGCAAGGACTTCATCGCGAAGCACCCGGCCGCGGTGAAGGCGTTCACCGCCGGTGTCGCGAAGGCCATCGAGTGGACGAAGAGCACGCCGCACGACCAGGTGATCGCCGAGTACACGAAGATCATCGAGGGCCGCAAGCGCAACGAGACGACGAGCAGCCTCAAGTACTGGACGAGCGCCGGTGTCGCGACCAAGGGCGGCGTCATCCAGGACAGCGACTTCACCCGCTGGGGCGACTGGCTCGAGCAGACCGGGTCGGTCAAGAAAGCCGACCTCGACGTGAAGTCGCTCTACACCAACGAGTTCAACCCGTACGCGTCCGGGAGCGCCTCATGA
- a CDS encoding ABC transporter ATP-binding protein — translation MTAAIRLDSVTKEFRPPGGGTFTALQDVSFDVAPGEFLALVGPSGCGKSTLLDLLGGLSGPTSGQVLVDGRPVTGPGLDRGLVFQQYALLPWRTAQSNVEFGLEAKSVPRRKRAALAREFLDLVGLRGFEDRYPHQLSGGMRQRVAIARSLAFDPDVLLMDEPFAALDAQTRENLQLELLRIWEQTGKTVVFITHGIDEAVLLGQRVAVMTSRPGRIKQVVDIPLPLARRRGEDVRSDPEFVRLRHEVWRLLQDEVRQAQAAEGTAVPSPPKEVVPVG, via the coding sequence ATGACCGCTGCGATCCGCCTGGACTCCGTGACCAAGGAGTTCCGGCCCCCCGGCGGGGGCACCTTCACCGCCCTGCAGGACGTCTCCTTCGACGTCGCGCCCGGGGAGTTCCTCGCCCTCGTGGGCCCGAGCGGCTGCGGGAAGTCCACACTGCTCGACCTCCTGGGCGGACTGAGCGGACCGACCAGCGGCCAGGTCCTCGTGGACGGCCGGCCCGTCACGGGGCCGGGGCTGGACCGCGGCCTCGTGTTCCAGCAGTACGCCCTGCTGCCCTGGCGCACTGCGCAGTCCAACGTCGAGTTCGGGCTCGAGGCGAAGTCCGTGCCGCGGCGCAAGCGCGCAGCGCTCGCCCGCGAGTTCCTCGACCTGGTGGGACTGCGGGGCTTCGAGGACCGCTACCCGCACCAGCTGTCGGGCGGGATGCGCCAGCGCGTGGCGATCGCCCGCAGCCTCGCGTTCGACCCCGACGTGCTGCTGATGGACGAGCCGTTCGCGGCGCTCGACGCGCAGACCCGCGAGAACCTCCAGCTCGAGCTGCTGCGGATCTGGGAGCAGACCGGCAAGACGGTCGTGTTCATCACGCACGGCATCGACGAGGCCGTGCTGCTCGGCCAGCGCGTGGCCGTCATGACCTCGCGCCCCGGGCGCATCAAGCAGGTCGTCGACATCCCGCTGCCGCTCGCCCGCCGGCGCGGCGAGGACGTGCGCTCCGACCCGGAGTTCGTCCGGCTGCGCCACGAGGTGTGGCGCCTGCTGCAGGACGAGGTGCGCCAGGCGCAGGCCGCCGAGGGCACCGCGGTCCCCTCACCCCCCAAGGAGGTCGTCCCCGTTGGCTAG
- a CDS encoding ABC transporter permease, producing MASTLAPAQQAVAAPAAAVPTAVERRRPRAGGAVRAARTLLLRSSAIVIFLAVWEIVPRVGLADRALFPPFSDDVDAWWHLARNGMLWSNTSASLKRSLAGFVIAVGIGVPLGLLIAWYRPVRHFLLPLLELWRNTAALALLPVFTLFLGIGETSKIAIVFYACLFPVLLNTISGVGEVDPLLVKSARSLGFSSLQLFRKVVLPAAVPSIFTGVRMAGASSILVLLAAEMGGAKAGLGYDIIRTQQNFEIPNMYAGIITIALLGVLINAALVRLERRASRWRDDFRR from the coding sequence TTGGCTAGCACCCTCGCCCCTGCCCAGCAGGCTGTCGCCGCCCCCGCGGCCGCCGTCCCCACCGCCGTCGAGCGACGTCGCCCGCGAGCCGGTGGAGCGGTCCGGGCGGCCCGTACCCTGCTGCTCAGGAGTTCGGCGATCGTCATCTTCCTCGCGGTGTGGGAGATCGTCCCGCGCGTCGGGCTGGCCGACCGGGCCCTCTTCCCGCCGTTCTCCGACGACGTCGACGCCTGGTGGCACCTCGCGCGCAACGGCATGCTGTGGAGCAACACCTCGGCCAGCTTGAAGCGCTCGCTCGCCGGCTTCGTCATCGCCGTGGGGATCGGTGTCCCGCTCGGCCTGCTCATCGCGTGGTACCGGCCCGTACGCCACTTCCTGCTGCCGCTGCTCGAGCTCTGGCGCAACACTGCGGCGCTCGCGCTGCTGCCGGTGTTCACGCTGTTCCTCGGTATCGGCGAGACGTCCAAGATCGCGATCGTCTTCTACGCGTGCCTGTTCCCCGTGCTGCTCAACACGATCAGCGGTGTCGGCGAGGTCGACCCCCTGCTCGTGAAGTCCGCGCGCTCGCTGGGCTTCTCGTCGCTGCAGCTGTTCCGCAAGGTCGTGCTGCCGGCCGCGGTGCCCTCGATCTTCACAGGCGTCCGGATGGCCGGAGCCTCCTCGATCCTGGTCCTGCTCGCGGCCGAGATGGGCGGGGCCAAGGCCGGGCTCGGCTACGACATCATCCGCACCCAGCAGAACTTCGAGATCCCGAACATGTACGCCGGGATCATCACCATCGCGCTGCTCGGCGTCCTCATCAACGCCGCCCTGGTCCGCCTCGAGCGCCGCGCCTCGCGCTGGCGCGACGACTTCCGCCGCTAG
- a CDS encoding LLM class flavin-dependent oxidoreductase: protein MTDVSRHLHLNAFLMNTGHHEAAWRHEVSRPERAHSARHFIELAQIAERGKLDSIFFADGVAVRGNVRHNTQGGLDPLAILNAVATHTEHIGLIATVSTSFHAPFTVARAFATLDHLSGGRAGWNIVTSGTEAEAQNYNLDKHYDHGERYRRAAEFVELTQKLWDSWEDDALVIDKSTGLYAETAKIHEVAHRGEFYSVRGPLTTPRSPQGRPVLVQAGSSEDGKEFAAQYAEAIFTAWQTLGEAQDFYSDIKARAVRHGRDPRLLKVLPGIVPVLGSTEAEAKRLEAELEELLVWDYGLAQLSGMLTVPLTHDHLDVAVSDLDLPDESEINGNKSRFTLVRDLGRREGLTVRQVIARLGGGRGHRTFTGTPEQVADTLQHWFEDGAADGFNVMPPLQPSLLEAFVDTVVPILQERGLFRREYEGATLRDRFGLPRPESQYAVAPSTTLDSAPSEGGFAGRRVPAPVSA from the coding sequence GTGACCGACGTGTCCCGTCACCTGCACCTCAACGCCTTCCTCATGAACACCGGCCACCACGAGGCGGCCTGGCGCCACGAGGTCTCGCGCCCGGAGCGAGCCCACTCGGCCCGCCACTTCATCGAGCTCGCGCAGATCGCCGAGCGCGGCAAGCTCGACTCGATCTTCTTCGCCGACGGTGTCGCCGTGCGCGGCAACGTCCGGCACAACACGCAGGGCGGGCTCGACCCGCTGGCGATCCTCAACGCCGTCGCCACGCACACCGAGCACATCGGCCTCATCGCGACGGTCTCCACGTCGTTCCACGCACCCTTCACCGTGGCGCGCGCCTTCGCGACGCTCGACCACCTCTCGGGCGGCCGCGCCGGCTGGAACATCGTCACCTCGGGGACCGAGGCGGAGGCGCAGAACTACAACCTGGACAAGCACTACGACCACGGCGAGCGCTACCGCCGCGCCGCGGAGTTCGTCGAGCTGACGCAGAAGCTCTGGGACTCGTGGGAGGACGACGCCCTCGTCATCGACAAGTCGACCGGGCTCTACGCCGAGACCGCGAAGATCCACGAGGTCGCGCACCGCGGCGAGTTCTACTCCGTACGCGGTCCGCTGACCACGCCGCGCTCACCGCAGGGGCGCCCGGTCCTCGTGCAGGCGGGGTCCTCGGAGGACGGCAAGGAGTTCGCCGCGCAGTACGCCGAGGCCATCTTCACCGCCTGGCAGACGCTCGGGGAGGCGCAGGACTTCTACAGCGACATCAAGGCCCGCGCCGTCCGCCACGGCCGCGACCCCCGGCTGCTCAAGGTGCTCCCCGGGATCGTGCCGGTCCTCGGCAGCACCGAGGCCGAGGCCAAGCGCCTCGAGGCCGAGCTCGAGGAGCTCCTCGTCTGGGACTACGGCCTGGCGCAGCTCTCCGGGATGCTCACCGTGCCGCTCACGCACGACCACCTCGACGTCGCGGTCTCCGACCTCGACCTGCCCGACGAGTCCGAGATCAACGGCAACAAGAGCCGCTTCACGCTCGTCCGCGACCTCGGCCGCCGCGAAGGGCTCACGGTCCGCCAGGTCATCGCCCGGCTCGGCGGCGGGCGCGGCCACCGGACCTTCACGGGGACGCCGGAGCAGGTGGCCGACACGCTGCAGCACTGGTTCGAGGACGGTGCCGCCGACGGCTTCAACGTCATGCCGCCGCTGCAGCCCTCGCTGCTCGAGGCGTTCGTCGACACGGTCGTGCCGATCCTGCAGGAGCGCGGGCTCTTCCGGCGCGAGTACGAGGGGGCGACGCTCCGCGACCGCTTCGGCCTCCCCCGCCCCGAGAGCCAGTACGCCGTGGCCCCGTCCACGACGCTGGACTCCGCGCCCTCCGAGGGCGGCTTCGCGGGCCGGCGCGTCCCTGCGCCGGTGAGCGCGTGA
- a CDS encoding NADPH-dependent FMN reductase, translating to MSAPGRPGVVTVSGNPRPGSRTTRLAVALGDALQEALRLPGAAQHLELATLPAPFGADAGAALAEPLAALRSARVAVIATPTYKASYTGLLKAFVDLLPPAALAGMLAVPVLTLGAPGHTLAAEVHLRPLLHELGATTPTAAVTVLDAELADPEAAGRAWAERLVPSLRPLVTEGVPA from the coding sequence GTGAGCGCCCCGGGACGGCCCGGCGTCGTCACGGTCTCGGGCAACCCGCGGCCGGGCAGCCGCACCACTCGGCTGGCCGTCGCGCTCGGTGACGCCCTGCAGGAGGCGCTGCGGCTGCCGGGAGCCGCGCAGCACCTCGAGCTCGCGACCCTGCCCGCGCCCTTCGGGGCCGACGCGGGCGCGGCGCTGGCCGAGCCGCTCGCCGCCCTGCGCAGCGCACGGGTCGCGGTCATCGCGACGCCGACGTACAAGGCGAGCTACACCGGCCTGCTCAAGGCGTTCGTCGACCTGCTGCCCCCGGCTGCCCTCGCGGGCATGCTCGCGGTCCCGGTCCTCACGCTCGGCGCCCCCGGCCACACGCTCGCGGCCGAGGTGCACCTGCGCCCGCTGCTGCACGAGCTCGGCGCGACCACGCCGACGGCGGCGGTCACGGTCCTCGACGCCGAGCTCGCCGACCCGGAGGCCGCAGGACGCGCGTGGGCCGAGCGGCTGGTGCCGAGCCTGCGGCCGCTGGTGACCGAGGGCGTGCCCGCGTGA
- a CDS encoding flavin reductase family protein codes for MSALLPPRVLSAPSAALRGFFRRYAAGVSIVTLPGAAGPVGFTASSLASVSLDPPLVSFNVSRTASSWPALQDARHVGVHLLGERDRSTATVFATSGADRFAGVEWREGDHGVPLLRTSGGWLLGRVVERVAAGDSTLVIAEVLDAALADGLDDGHEPLVWHGGAFRRAV; via the coding sequence GTGAGCGCCCTGCTCCCCCCTCGCGTGCTCAGCGCACCGTCGGCGGCGCTGCGCGGCTTCTTCCGCCGCTACGCCGCCGGCGTCAGCATCGTCACGCTCCCCGGCGCCGCCGGCCCCGTCGGCTTCACCGCGAGCTCGCTCGCGTCCGTCTCGCTCGACCCGCCGCTCGTGAGCTTCAACGTCTCGCGCACGGCGTCGAGCTGGCCCGCCCTGCAGGACGCCCGGCACGTCGGGGTGCACCTGCTCGGCGAGCGCGACCGCAGCACCGCCACGGTGTTCGCGACGTCGGGCGCCGACCGCTTCGCCGGGGTGGAGTGGCGCGAGGGCGACCACGGCGTACCCCTCCTGAGGACGTCGGGCGGGTGGCTGCTCGGCCGGGTCGTCGAGCGGGTGGCGGCGGGCGACAGCACGCTCGTCATCGCCGAGGTCCTCGACGCGGCGCTCGCCGACGGCCTGGACGACGGGCACGAGCCGCTCGTGTGGCACGGGGGTGCGTTCCGCCGGGCGGTATGA
- a CDS encoding ABC transporter ATP-binding protein, with the protein MEAMPYAAVEVVDLVKRYGRRTAVDGLTLRVERGSVTAVLGPNGAGKTTTIETCEGYRSPDAGTVRVLGLDPVRDATALRPKVGVMLQGGGIPNAVRPMEALRHAAALHADPLPPGLLVERLGLGSSLRTPYKRLSGGQQQRLSLALALIGRPELVFLDEPSAGLDPQARAVIGDLVLELRRSGVTVVLTTHLIDEAERLADEVVVIDAGRVVASGSPAGLTAGGAQTRLSFTAPAGLPLDDLRRVLGSGLACEERPAGTYRVEGPLTPSVLVSVARWCEARGVMPEGLTVSRRTLEDVFLELTGRELRG; encoded by the coding sequence ATGGAGGCCATGCCGTACGCCGCCGTCGAGGTCGTCGACCTCGTCAAGCGCTACGGCCGTCGCACCGCGGTCGACGGGCTCACCCTGCGCGTGGAGCGCGGGTCGGTGACGGCCGTGCTCGGCCCCAACGGCGCGGGGAAGACGACGACGATCGAGACGTGCGAGGGCTACCGCTCCCCCGACGCCGGTACGGTCCGGGTCCTGGGCCTCGACCCCGTCCGCGACGCCACCGCGCTGCGTCCCAAGGTCGGCGTCATGCTGCAGGGCGGCGGCATCCCCAACGCCGTCCGCCCGATGGAGGCGCTGCGCCACGCGGCCGCGCTGCACGCCGACCCGCTGCCCCCCGGGCTGCTCGTCGAGCGGCTCGGGCTCGGCAGCTCGCTGCGCACGCCGTACAAGCGGCTGTCGGGCGGACAGCAGCAGCGCCTCTCGCTCGCCCTCGCCCTCATCGGGCGCCCCGAGCTCGTCTTCCTCGACGAGCCGAGCGCCGGGCTCGACCCGCAGGCCCGGGCGGTCATCGGCGACCTCGTGCTGGAGCTGCGCCGCTCCGGGGTCACCGTCGTGCTCACGACGCACCTCATCGACGAGGCCGAGCGGCTCGCCGACGAGGTCGTCGTCATCGACGCCGGGCGCGTCGTCGCCTCGGGCAGCCCGGCCGGCCTCACCGCCGGCGGCGCGCAGACGCGGCTGTCGTTCACCGCGCCCGCCGGCCTCCCGCTCGACGACCTGCGCCGCGTGCTCGGCAGCGGGCTCGCCTGCGAGGAGCGGCCGGCCGGCACGTACCGCGTCGAGGGGCCGCTGACCCCGTCGGTGCTCGTCTCGGTCGCGCGCTGGTGCGAGGCGCGCGGGGTCATGCCGGAGGGGCTCACGGTCTCGCGGCGCACCCTCGAGGACGTCTTCCTCGAGCTCACCGGGCGGGAGCTGCGCGGATGA
- a CDS encoding ABC transporter permease: MTALDVPAPTAAAEVLDLSPAPGRAPAGRMLLAQGRLELALLLRNGEQVLLALVIPALLLAVGSEVHVVDLAAGVRRVDAVTPGVLALAAMSIAFTGQAIATGFERRYGVLKRLGSTPLPRWGLLGGKTLAVLAVEALQLVVLGGLGLALGWHPHGDPLSVLALLVVGTAAFTALALLLAGTLRAEATLAAANLVWVLLLLAGGVVVPLSDYPSGAADAVRLLPLAALAEGLRDVLEHGRVVPWRDLLTLGAWAAGAGALAGRWFRWE, from the coding sequence ATGACGGCGCTCGACGTCCCCGCCCCGACCGCGGCGGCCGAGGTGCTCGACCTCAGCCCGGCACCGGGTCGCGCCCCCGCCGGCCGCATGCTGCTCGCGCAGGGCCGGCTGGAGCTCGCGCTGCTGCTGCGCAACGGCGAGCAGGTGCTCCTCGCCCTCGTCATCCCCGCGCTGCTGCTCGCCGTCGGCTCCGAGGTGCACGTCGTGGACCTCGCCGCAGGCGTCCGGCGGGTCGACGCCGTCACGCCCGGCGTGCTCGCGCTGGCGGCGATGTCCATCGCGTTCACCGGGCAGGCGATCGCCACCGGCTTCGAGCGGCGCTACGGCGTGCTCAAGCGGCTCGGCTCGACCCCGCTGCCGCGCTGGGGCCTGCTCGGCGGCAAGACCCTGGCCGTGCTCGCGGTCGAGGCGCTGCAGCTCGTCGTCCTGGGCGGCCTCGGGCTGGCCCTGGGCTGGCACCCCCACGGCGACCCCCTCTCGGTGCTGGCCCTGCTGGTCGTCGGTACGGCGGCCTTCACGGCCCTCGCGCTGCTGCTGGCCGGGACGCTGCGCGCCGAGGCGACGCTCGCCGCGGCCAACCTCGTCTGGGTGCTGCTCCTCCTCGCCGGCGGCGTCGTGGTCCCGCTGTCGGACTACCCCTCGGGCGCCGCTGACGCGGTGCGGCTGCTCCCCCTCGCGGCGCTGGCGGAGGGGCTGCGCGACGTGCTCGAGCACGGGCGGGTCGTGCCCTGGCGCGACCTGCTGACGCTGGGGGCGTGGGCCGCGGGGGCCGGCGCGCTCGCCGGGCGGTGGTTCCGGTGGGAGTAG